In Caloenas nicobarica isolate bCalNic1 chromosome 5, bCalNic1.hap1, whole genome shotgun sequence, a single genomic region encodes these proteins:
- the TMEM258 gene encoding transmembrane protein 258, with protein sequence MELEAMSRYTSPVNPAVFPHLTVVLLAIGMFFTAWFFVYEVTSTKYTRDIYKELLISLVASLFMGFGVLFLLLWVGIYV encoded by the exons ATG GAGCTGGAGGCCATGAGCAGATACACCAGCCCGGTGAACCCCGCCGTGTTCCCGCACCTCACCGTGGTGCTGCTGGCCATCGGCATGTTCTTCACCGCCTGGTTCTTCGT CTATGAAGTGACTTCTACCAAGTACACGCGGGACATCTACAAGGAGCTGCTGATCTCGCTGGTGGCTTCGCTCTTCATGGGCTTCGGCGtcctgttcctgctgctctgggtcGGGATCTACGTCTGA